A single window of Ptychodera flava strain L36383 chromosome 3 unlocalized genomic scaffold, AS_Pfla_20210202 Scaffold_25__1_contigs__length_14229661_pilon, whole genome shotgun sequence DNA harbors:
- the LOC139125580 gene encoding uncharacterized protein: MDDSMHVMISYNWDHQEEVIRIKEKLEQKGYKIWIDLDNMRGNINRAMAEGVEGACVILMCVTDAYKTSFNCEKEAGYADSLRKPIIPLKLENDVRFDGWIGPIIGSKLWFDFSDMEYLDEKIESLDAELVSTGMKELAFNPDAKPPFMSLDPDGICEWLKDLSIDDGTIKILRENCVTGKDLAVLTKEELVGNDFKVRPFIATKILRNRDEAMGVLPPNITARCSTPSEMGLTTDDEEQESGKTATTMKEKLKATSTAPSTKQDYKKGDRVQVQWYSSWYDAEVIEEGPVLLLKVHYEGWDSSYDEKVEANSCAKSDGTTVRDSKKVKIGEKLTYNSYDVSVVDKISSCCKIRYDGYGSSWDTWVLPNEIKFVSRPPKTSSKSKGSKTTTSKNHKYKVDDPVSIFWAGSWYTGRVLEPGPHLSFKIHYDGWSASYDESVDVTKMQMKGGSKIKDAKKIKKGDKVQTLWGSSWYDSTVLEVTSAVCKVRYDQYGPSWDTWCTPDEVKPR, from the exons ATGGACGATTCAATGCATGTGATGATATCTTATAACTGGGACCATCAAGAAGAGGTTATACGTATTAAAGAGAAACTTGAACaaaaaggatacaaaatatggaTAGATTTAGATAACATGAGAG GCAATATCAATAGAGCTATGGCTGAAGGCGTTGAGGGCGCTTGTGTAATCCTCATGTGTGTGACAGATGCTTACAAGACGTCGTTCAATTGTGAGAAGGAAGCGGGATACGCTGATTCGCTCAGAAAACCAATCATTCCACTAAAATTAGAAAATGACGTCAGATTCG ATGGTTGGATCGGACCTATTATTGGAAGTAAACTTTGGTTCGACTTCTCCGACATGGAATATTTAGACGAAAAGATTGAAAGTCTTGACGCAGAATTGGTTTCTACGGGGATGAAAGAACTGGCATTTAACCCGGATGCAAAACCTC CATTTATGTCTCTTGACCCTGATGGAATTTGTGAGTGGTTGAAGGATTTGTCTATCGATGATGGAACGATTAAAATCTTAAGAGAGAATTGCGTCACGGGTAAAGACTTAGCCGTTCTGACCAAGGAAGAACTTGTGGGTAATGATTTCAAAGTCCGTCCTTTCATCGCCACTAAGATTCTTCGCAATAGAGACGAGGCCATGGGAGTACTTCCGCCAAATATAACAGCCAGGTGTAGCACGCCCTCTGAGATGGGACTAACGACCGATGATGAAGAGCAGGAAAGTGGAAAGACAGCAACCAcgatgaaagaaaagttgaagGCCACttcaacagcgccctcaaccaAACAAG ACTATAAGAAAGGCGACCGAGTCCAAGTGCAGTGGTACAGTTCTTGGTACGACGCCGAAGTCATTGAAGAAGGGCCCGTACTTCTCTTAAAG GTCCATTATGAAGGATGGGATAGTTCATATGATGAGAAAGTGGAGGCCAACTCTTGTGCGAAAAGTGATGGAACGACAGTACGAGACAGCAAGAAG GTCAAGATTGGAGAAAAACTCACCTACAATTCCTACGACGTATCTGTGGTTGATAAAATCTCGTCCTGTTGTAAAATACGATACGACGGTTACGGTTCGTCCTGGGATACCTGGGTTCTTCCAAACGAGATCAAGTTCGTTTCAAGGCCGCCCAAAACCTCGTCCAAGTCGAAGGGCTCGAAGACGACCACGTCAAAAAACCATAAGTACAAAGTCGATGACCCTGTGTCCATATTCTGGGCCGGATCTTGGTATACTGGTAGAGTTCTAGAACCAGGACCGCATCTCTCATTTAAA ATACATTACGACGGTTGGAGCGCTTCCTATGACGAAAGCGTTGACGTCACAAAGATGCAAATGAAAGGTGGATCGAAAATTAAGGACGCTAAAAAG ATTAAAAAGGGTGACAAGGTACAGACGTTGTGGGGGAGCTCTTGGTACGATTCCACCGTGCTGGAAGTGACGTCAGCAGTGTGCAAAGTACGCTATGACCAGTACGGTCCTAGCTGGGATACATGGTGTACACCTGATGAGGTCAAACCTCGATGA